In Myxococcus stipitatus, the following are encoded in one genomic region:
- a CDS encoding sigma-70 family RNA polymerase sigma factor: protein MTDPIPGLTESVRGSWRGFLDVYEPLRPELYRYCRHLTGSPWDAEDLAQEAMARAFATLARLIEPPPNPRAWLFRVASNLWVDQLRRRRDVSGAPLESAVSAEARAPREAMGTLVLLLAPQERAAVVLKDVFDLTLEEIAEALSTTVGAIKAALHRGRTKLVDTPETKEGLMVAPGKLDAFCEAFNARDIDRLASMLLDTATIEVVSASTGYGREVARKRVLPGMMFGSRVLADLTVACGVELRYRHGALPTLPRAEVRIHRGEPVLLSWYAHEDGEAVRAVTRLTFDDSGLVSHLHNYFYTPEVIAEVCQELGVPFRVNGYFNSVACGSSGRCPDPSPAS from the coding sequence ATGACCGACCCCATTCCAGGACTCACCGAGTCCGTCCGCGGTTCGTGGCGAGGGTTCCTCGACGTCTACGAGCCGCTGCGCCCGGAGCTGTACCGCTATTGCCGCCACCTCACGGGGTCCCCGTGGGATGCGGAGGACCTCGCCCAGGAGGCCATGGCGCGTGCGTTCGCCACGTTGGCGAGGCTCATCGAGCCGCCGCCCAATCCTCGGGCGTGGCTGTTCCGGGTGGCGTCGAACCTCTGGGTCGACCAGTTGCGGCGCAGGCGCGACGTTTCGGGCGCTCCGTTGGAATCCGCCGTGTCCGCGGAGGCCCGAGCGCCTCGCGAGGCGATGGGGACGTTGGTCCTCCTGCTCGCGCCCCAGGAGCGCGCGGCGGTGGTGCTCAAGGACGTCTTCGATTTGACGCTCGAGGAGATTGCCGAGGCGCTGTCGACCACCGTGGGGGCCATCAAGGCGGCGCTGCATCGCGGGCGGACGAAGTTGGTCGATACCCCTGAAACGAAGGAGGGGCTGATGGTGGCGCCCGGCAAGCTCGACGCGTTCTGCGAGGCGTTCAACGCGAGGGACATCGACCGGCTCGCGTCGATGCTCCTGGATACCGCCACCATCGAAGTGGTCAGCGCGTCCACGGGATACGGCCGCGAGGTTGCGCGGAAGCGAGTGCTCCCTGGGATGATGTTCGGCAGCCGCGTGCTGGCCGACCTCACCGTCGCCTGCGGAGTCGAGCTGCGCTACCGACATGGAGCGCTCCCCACCCTGCCCCGCGCGGAGGTCCGCATCCACCGTGGCGAGCCCGTGTTGCTCTCCTGGTATGCCCACGAGGACGGAGAAGCGGTGCGCGCCGTCACGCGGCTCACGTTCGACGACAGTGGCCTGGTGTCGCATCTGCACAACTACTTCTACACCCCGGAGGTCATCGCCGAGGTGTGTCAGGAGTTGGGAGTGCCGTTCCGAGTCAACGGCTACTTCAACTCCGTGGCCTGTGGGTCGAGTGGGCGCTGTCCCGACCCGAGCCCGGCGAGCTGA
- a CDS encoding NAD-dependent epimerase/dehydratase family protein gives MNLFITGATGFIGGSLAVDLKARGHAIRGLVRDEAKGRKLSALGIEPVLGDLDDAALLTAEARRAEGVINAASSDHVTAIDALLEGVKGSGKPLLHTSGSSVIGDDAKGDVLSPHIFDEDTPFIVEPDKQARYAIDNRVRAAQGARGIVLCNTMIYGTGKGLSRDSVQIPPLVAQARKSGVVRIVGKGINRWSNVHIDDVTMLYALALERAPAGAFYFVENGEASYAEIGEAIAARLGLGPVRSWTVAEASREWGEGHARYSFGSNSRVRGKRARRELGWAPRHDSVTRWIREEMPLD, from the coding sequence ATGAACCTCTTCATCACTGGCGCCACGGGTTTCATCGGTGGCTCGTTGGCGGTCGACCTGAAGGCCCGGGGGCATGCGATTCGGGGACTGGTGCGTGACGAGGCCAAGGGCCGGAAGCTGTCGGCGCTTGGCATCGAGCCGGTGCTCGGCGACCTGGACGACGCGGCCTTGCTCACGGCGGAGGCTCGGCGCGCGGAGGGGGTCATCAATGCCGCCAGCAGTGACCATGTGACGGCCATCGACGCGCTGCTGGAGGGGGTGAAGGGGTCGGGCAAGCCGCTGCTGCACACCAGCGGCTCCAGCGTGATTGGCGACGACGCGAAGGGGGATGTGCTGTCACCCCACATCTTCGATGAGGACACGCCGTTCATCGTCGAGCCCGACAAGCAGGCGCGGTACGCCATCGACAACCGGGTGCGCGCGGCCCAGGGGGCGCGAGGCATCGTCCTGTGCAACACGATGATCTACGGCACGGGCAAGGGGCTGAGCCGGGACAGCGTGCAGATTCCACCGCTCGTGGCGCAGGCTCGGAAGAGTGGGGTGGTGCGCATCGTCGGGAAGGGCATCAACCGCTGGTCCAACGTCCACATCGACGACGTCACGATGCTCTACGCGCTGGCCTTGGAGCGGGCCCCGGCGGGAGCCTTCTACTTCGTGGAGAACGGCGAGGCGTCGTATGCCGAGATTGGCGAGGCCATCGCGGCGAGGTTGGGGCTGGGGCCGGTGCGGTCGTGGACGGTGGCGGAGGCCTCGCGCGAATGGGGGGAGGGACATGCGCGCTACTCTTTCGGCTCGAACAGCCGGGTCCGAGGCAAGCGGGCGAGGCGGGAGCTGGGCTGGGCCCCGCGCCATGACTCGGTGACGCGGTGGATTCGCGAGGAGATGCCCCTGGATTGA
- a CDS encoding alpha/beta hydrolase produces the protein MNSNLAAPLLAGVLMTVFATGCAASAAQTPAGAMSSPGAYAQVHGLNMYYEAHGPTEGRPLVLLHGGGSTIRTSFGKLLPLLARNRRVIGVEQQAHGHTADIDRPLSFEQMADDTAALLQQLHIQDADILGFSNGGVVAMQVAMRHPQLVHSLILASTHTTRDGCYAYMWEGFPRATLDVMPAVLRDSYLQAAPNPEGLQSLFRKTVTMMMGFKDLDAAALRKVTVPTLIMTADGDVIRPEHSVEMMRLFPHAQLAIFPGAVHGSYMGAAESAGHKPTSQVPTLTAVMIDEFLNENR, from the coding sequence ATGAACTCGAATCTTGCCGCGCCCCTCCTCGCGGGAGTCCTGATGACTGTCTTCGCCACCGGTTGTGCCGCCTCGGCGGCCCAGACTCCCGCGGGGGCTATGTCCTCCCCTGGCGCCTATGCCCAGGTCCATGGGCTCAACATGTACTACGAGGCGCACGGTCCGACCGAAGGCCGGCCGCTGGTCCTCCTGCACGGCGGAGGGTCGACGATTCGCACCTCCTTCGGGAAGCTGCTCCCGCTGCTGGCCCGGAACCGGCGCGTCATCGGCGTCGAGCAGCAGGCCCATGGACATACAGCCGACATCGACCGCCCGCTGTCCTTCGAGCAGATGGCGGACGACACGGCGGCCCTGCTCCAACAACTCCACATCCAGGACGCCGACATCCTCGGCTTCAGCAATGGCGGAGTCGTCGCCATGCAGGTGGCCATGCGGCACCCTCAGCTCGTCCACTCGCTCATCCTGGCGTCGACCCACACCACGCGGGACGGCTGCTACGCGTACATGTGGGAGGGATTCCCGCGCGCGACACTGGACGTCATGCCAGCGGTGCTTCGCGACAGCTACCTCCAGGCGGCCCCGAACCCGGAGGGACTCCAGTCCCTGTTCCGCAAGACGGTCACCATGATGATGGGCTTCAAGGACCTGGACGCGGCCGCGCTCCGCAAGGTCACCGTGCCCACGTTGATCATGACCGCCGACGGAGACGTCATCCGGCCCGAGCACTCGGTCGAGATGATGCGCCTCTTCCCTCACGCGCAGCTCGCGATTTTTCCGGGCGCGGTGCACGGCTCGTACATGGGCGCGGCCGAGTCCGCGGGACACAAGCCCACAAGCCAGGTGCCCACGCTCACCGCGGTCATGATTGATGAGTTCCTGAACGAAAACAGGTAG
- a CDS encoding DUF4215 domain-containing protein, protein MPMTRVTSRPLRALLAALFLAFSACGDNDSPSREDAGLSLPDASSPDSGTPDSGGDAGTPDSGGDAGTPDSGGDAGTPDSGGDAGAPDSGEDSGTPSDGGPGPQPEPDAGPVDAGSPSPICGDGTREQPEACDDGNTTSNDGCNSSCVVEPGWNCPTNGRACQAAGCGDNIIAGEEECEDGNSVVGDGCNSSCRLEQGYKCPVIGQPCSRTTCGDLVVEGTEQCDDGNTDTGDGCSPLCMKEPRCTDGVCVATCGDGVMLPGSTAEQCDDGNTRAHDGCSPTCNLEPGFTCRVIDQEPPQSVRLPIVYRDFRGYDLSEGHIDFQNKNGGLELGIVKNLLNASGKPDYAKEGMPSATTHGATAFAQWFVDTDLVNRPVVAELILQRHPNGSYLYDAPRFFPLDNLGWVAAGLEPSRNDSGSPVRPRNFSFTSETRYWFEYKGTEVLNFRGDDDVWVFVNRILAVDLGGVHEPEERTLPLSQHAARLGLRPGGIYEVAVFQAERYTTGSSYRITLSNFATRRTECISHCGNGLVDLGEQCDDGVNDGGYGQCAPGCVLGPRCGDGFLQAESGEECDDGNNQNRDGCSATCKVELR, encoded by the coding sequence ATGCCGATGACTCGCGTGACTTCACGGCCGCTGAGAGCCCTGCTCGCCGCTCTGTTCCTTGCTTTCTCCGCGTGCGGAGACAACGACTCTCCCTCCAGAGAGGACGCCGGTCTCTCTCTCCCGGATGCGTCCAGTCCGGACAGCGGCACGCCCGACAGCGGTGGCGATGCAGGCACGCCTGACAGCGGGGGCGATGCGGGCACGCCCGACAGCGGTGGCGATGCAGGCACGCCCGACAGCGGTGGCGATGCGGGCGCGCCCGACTCCGGAGAGGATTCGGGCACGCCCTCGGATGGGGGCCCGGGTCCCCAGCCTGAACCCGACGCCGGTCCTGTCGACGCGGGAAGCCCCAGCCCCATCTGCGGCGATGGCACGCGCGAGCAGCCGGAAGCCTGTGATGACGGCAACACGACGAGCAACGACGGCTGCAATTCGAGCTGCGTCGTGGAGCCCGGGTGGAACTGCCCGACGAACGGGCGTGCCTGCCAGGCCGCGGGGTGTGGCGACAACATCATCGCAGGCGAAGAGGAGTGCGAGGACGGCAACAGCGTCGTGGGAGATGGCTGCAACAGCTCCTGCCGCCTGGAGCAGGGGTACAAGTGCCCGGTCATCGGCCAGCCTTGCAGCCGCACCACCTGCGGCGACCTGGTCGTCGAGGGCACCGAGCAGTGCGACGACGGCAACACGGACACGGGTGACGGGTGCTCGCCGCTGTGCATGAAGGAGCCTCGCTGCACCGACGGCGTCTGTGTGGCCACGTGCGGTGACGGAGTGATGCTGCCCGGCAGCACCGCCGAGCAGTGCGACGATGGCAACACGCGCGCTCATGACGGCTGCTCGCCGACGTGCAACCTGGAGCCGGGCTTCACCTGCCGGGTCATCGACCAGGAGCCGCCCCAATCGGTGAGGCTCCCCATCGTCTACCGCGACTTCCGCGGCTATGACCTGTCGGAAGGGCACATTGACTTCCAGAACAAGAACGGCGGCCTGGAGCTGGGAATCGTGAAGAACCTCCTGAATGCGTCAGGCAAGCCCGACTACGCGAAGGAGGGCATGCCCTCCGCCACGACCCACGGCGCCACGGCCTTCGCCCAGTGGTTCGTCGACACGGACCTCGTGAACAGGCCGGTGGTCGCGGAGCTGATACTCCAGCGGCATCCGAACGGCTCGTACCTCTACGACGCGCCGAGGTTCTTCCCGCTGGACAACCTGGGCTGGGTGGCCGCCGGGCTCGAACCGTCGCGCAACGACTCCGGCTCGCCCGTCCGGCCGCGGAACTTCAGCTTCACCAGCGAGACGCGCTACTGGTTCGAGTACAAGGGCACCGAGGTCCTCAACTTCCGGGGCGACGACGACGTCTGGGTGTTCGTCAATCGCATCCTGGCGGTCGACCTGGGCGGGGTCCACGAGCCCGAGGAGCGCACCCTCCCCCTGTCGCAGCACGCCGCGAGGCTCGGACTCAGGCCGGGCGGAATCTACGAGGTCGCGGTGTTCCAGGCCGAGCGCTACACCACCGGGTCCTCATACCGGATCACCCTCAGCAACTTCGCCACTCGCCGTACCGAGTGCATCAGCCATTGCGGCAACGGCCTCGTCGACCTGGGCGAGCAGTGCGATGACGGCGTGAATGACGGCGGCTATGGCCAATGCGCGCCCGGCTGCGTGCTGGGGCCTCGCTGCGGTGACGGCTTCCTCCAGGCTGAGTCGGGCGAGGAGTGCGATGACGGCAACAACCAGAACCGGGACGGCTGCAGCGCCACCTGCAAGGTGGAGCTTCGCTGA
- a CDS encoding cytochrome-c peroxidase, producing the protein MVPMRLIARLASAFAIGGLTQCTPSTPGEDEATATEVTATTDAQSLHHSPTGKALFSQAFPNTNGRSCATCHVLEDSTALRPEHVQARFASNPNDVLFNRIDADDPGAAVPTYEHLKKGLVRVVIPLPANMDVIDTQGQVITSPDRKIAVWRGVPSIQDVALTGPLFQLDGRESNLEDQAQSAITSHSEGGPVPRAQLRQVAEFQRREFTSARASFVAGLMEHGVPAAQIPIPEDFMWLTPPEKRGREVFRVGCEPCHGGPTLSRISAPAMRENAAQFPVTKPDGNVVFTFVPGVGPRPVQGQRSTPDILNVGFGAFSYLGQIGQFPVLYNTTVSLPRYRFRFYTDGTRQHPVTDLPPIPVTASGQPYDPVPAVDENGAPILGPNLLPQWFTTDPGRALITGDPLDFEAFDIPTLRGIARTAPYYHDNSMATLKDVVDVYSQFVLPVTAPLNLPPVHPPETPNGLPESFSPAQKQDLLKFLNRL; encoded by the coding sequence ATGGTGCCCATGCGCCTCATCGCGCGGCTCGCCAGTGCATTCGCGATTGGCGGACTGACGCAGTGTACCCCCTCGACCCCAGGCGAGGACGAAGCCACCGCGACCGAAGTGACGGCGACAACCGACGCCCAGTCCCTCCACCACAGCCCCACCGGCAAGGCGCTCTTCAGCCAGGCGTTCCCCAACACAAACGGACGCTCTTGCGCCACCTGCCACGTCCTCGAAGACAGCACCGCGCTCCGGCCCGAGCATGTCCAGGCCCGGTTCGCCTCCAATCCCAATGATGTGCTGTTCAACCGCATCGACGCGGATGACCCTGGCGCGGCGGTACCCACGTACGAGCACCTGAAGAAAGGGCTCGTGCGCGTCGTAATCCCCCTGCCCGCCAACATGGATGTCATTGACACCCAGGGCCAGGTCATCACCTCACCCGACCGGAAGATTGCCGTCTGGCGCGGCGTGCCGAGTATCCAGGACGTCGCCCTCACGGGCCCCCTCTTCCAGCTCGATGGCCGGGAGTCGAACCTCGAGGACCAGGCCCAATCCGCCATCACCAGTCACAGCGAGGGAGGCCCCGTGCCCCGCGCGCAGCTGCGCCAGGTGGCGGAGTTCCAGCGCCGTGAGTTCACCTCGGCCCGCGCGAGTTTTGTCGCGGGCCTGATGGAGCACGGGGTGCCCGCCGCCCAGATTCCCATCCCCGAGGACTTCATGTGGCTCACGCCCCCGGAGAAGAGAGGGCGAGAAGTCTTCAGAGTCGGCTGCGAGCCTTGTCACGGCGGCCCGACGCTGAGCCGGATTTCCGCGCCCGCCATGCGCGAGAACGCGGCGCAGTTCCCGGTGACGAAACCCGACGGCAACGTCGTGTTCACCTTCGTCCCCGGAGTGGGCCCCCGGCCCGTGCAAGGCCAGCGCTCGACGCCCGACATCCTGAACGTCGGCTTCGGCGCCTTCTCGTACCTGGGACAGATTGGCCAGTTCCCCGTGCTGTACAACACCACCGTCTCACTGCCGCGCTACCGGTTCCGCTTCTACACGGACGGCACGCGCCAGCATCCCGTGACGGACCTTCCACCCATCCCCGTGACAGCCAGCGGCCAGCCCTATGACCCGGTGCCGGCCGTCGACGAGAACGGAGCGCCCATCCTCGGCCCCAACCTCTTGCCGCAATGGTTCACCACCGACCCGGGCCGAGCCCTCATCACCGGAGACCCGCTGGACTTCGAGGCCTTCGACATCCCCACGCTCCGAGGCATCGCGCGGACGGCGCCGTACTACCACGACAACAGCATGGCGACCCTGAAGGACGTCGTCGATGTCTACAGCCAGTTCGTCCTCCCCGTCACCGCGCCGCTGAACCTGCCACCCGTCCACCCGCCCGAGACTCCCAACGGACTCCCCGAGTCGTTCAGCCCCGCGCAGAAGCAGGACCTGCTCAAGTTCCTGAACCGGCTGTGA
- a CDS encoding type 1 glutamine amidotransferase domain-containing protein: protein MEALTAVKVLLIVTSHSQFGDTGEKTGFWLEELAAPYEQFVQAGAQVDIASPQGGTAPVDPRSEKESSAATKAFLSDAQAKRKLAHTLVLGQVKDTYDAYFVVGGHGVMWDLATHAPTHQLLTSGYARGAVVAAVCHGPAALVGVKGPDGKPLVNGKRVAAFSNAEEKAAKFDAIVPFALETRLRELGARYESGPLWGSFTVRDGRLVTGQNPASSADTAREVLRVLREKK, encoded by the coding sequence ATGGAAGCGCTGACCGCCGTGAAGGTGCTGTTGATTGTCACCAGCCACTCACAGTTTGGAGACACCGGAGAGAAGACCGGCTTCTGGTTGGAGGAGCTCGCCGCGCCCTACGAGCAGTTCGTCCAGGCGGGAGCGCAGGTGGACATCGCCTCGCCCCAGGGAGGCACCGCGCCCGTGGACCCTCGCAGCGAGAAGGAGTCCTCCGCGGCCACGAAGGCCTTCCTGTCCGATGCCCAGGCGAAGCGGAAGCTCGCCCATACGCTCGTGCTCGGACAGGTGAAGGACACCTACGATGCATACTTCGTCGTGGGAGGTCACGGGGTGATGTGGGACCTGGCGACGCATGCGCCCACGCATCAGCTCCTCACCTCCGGATACGCGCGAGGCGCGGTGGTGGCGGCGGTCTGCCACGGACCCGCGGCGCTCGTGGGCGTGAAGGGGCCGGATGGAAAGCCCCTGGTGAACGGCAAGCGCGTGGCGGCCTTCAGCAACGCGGAGGAGAAGGCGGCGAAGTTCGACGCCATCGTCCCGTTCGCGCTGGAGACGCGCCTGCGCGAGCTGGGCGCCCGCTACGAGTCCGGCCCCTTGTGGGGCAGCTTCACCGTGCGCGACGGGCGCCTCGTCACCGGGCAGAACCCGGCCTCCTCCGCCGACACCGCGCGCGAGGTGCTCCGCGTGCTCCGCGAGAAGAAGTAG
- a CDS encoding 2OG-Fe(II) oxygenase, which yields MTPLLPDPDEALDERNPLVMTVDDLLNAEECRALVARIEEAGPTAAPITTAAGFVMRPDIRNNTRVMFDDYELADLLFQRIKPHVPPRLERGWELCGTNERLRCYRYEAGQYFAPHFDGAFVRHRDERSLLTFMVYLNDCTNGGATNFLYLERSVTPRMGAALLFNHHVYHEGALVTAGLKYALRTDLMYRRIRA from the coding sequence ATGACGCCCCTGCTTCCGGACCCCGATGAAGCGCTGGATGAGCGCAATCCGCTGGTCATGACCGTCGATGACCTGCTCAACGCCGAGGAGTGCCGGGCGCTGGTGGCGCGAATCGAGGAGGCCGGGCCGACGGCGGCGCCCATCACCACCGCCGCTGGCTTCGTGATGCGGCCCGACATCCGGAACAACACCCGGGTGATGTTCGACGACTACGAGCTGGCGGACCTGCTGTTCCAGCGAATCAAGCCCCACGTCCCGCCCCGGCTGGAGCGCGGGTGGGAGCTGTGCGGGACGAACGAGCGGCTGCGCTGCTACCGCTACGAGGCGGGGCAGTACTTCGCCCCGCACTTCGACGGGGCCTTCGTGCGGCACCGGGACGAGCGAAGCCTGCTCACCTTCATGGTGTACCTGAACGACTGCACGAACGGAGGCGCGACGAACTTCCTCTACCTGGAGCGCTCCGTGACGCCGCGCATGGGCGCCGCGCTGCTCTTCAACCACCACGTGTACCACGAGGGGGCGTTGGTCACGGCGGGCCTGAAGTATGCGCTGCGCACGGACCTGATGTACCGGCGCATTCGCGCGTGA
- a CDS encoding LysR family transcriptional regulator — MNALYEKSLDLNLLRVFVVVAEAGSVTAAAARLYLTQPAVSAALRRLTSAVGAPLFVRSGRGLELSARGRRLLATARPHLEALVEAALAPGTFDPRTSERTVRLGLSDASESWLLPRLLEVLAREAPRMRLVVLPAQFRNVGALLSTSAVDVAMTVADELPPNIRRLPLFHEGFVCLFDPRHARPGKRFTLERYLEHEHVIVSYNGDLRGVVEDILGHQRKVRVSVPSFQGVGALVEGSALLATVPGMVARHVVALRPALRTVKTPFVLEGSPLELFWRVTSEDDEALRFVREHIARIARSLGPAS; from the coding sequence ATGAACGCCCTCTATGAGAAGTCGCTCGACCTGAACCTGCTGAGAGTCTTCGTCGTGGTCGCGGAGGCGGGCAGCGTCACGGCCGCGGCCGCCCGGCTGTACCTCACCCAGCCGGCGGTGAGCGCGGCGCTCCGGCGGTTGACCTCAGCCGTGGGGGCGCCCCTGTTCGTTCGCAGCGGGAGGGGGCTCGAGTTGAGTGCGAGGGGGCGACGGCTGCTCGCCACGGCGCGGCCCCATCTGGAGGCGCTGGTCGAGGCGGCGCTGGCCCCTGGGACGTTCGACCCTCGCACGAGCGAGCGCACCGTGCGCCTGGGGCTTTCCGACGCGAGCGAGTCCTGGCTGTTGCCCCGGCTGCTGGAGGTCCTCGCGCGCGAGGCGCCGAGGATGCGGCTCGTGGTGCTACCCGCGCAGTTCAGGAACGTAGGGGCGCTCTTGAGCACGTCCGCCGTGGACGTGGCCATGACGGTGGCGGACGAGCTGCCGCCGAACATCCGAAGGCTCCCGCTCTTCCACGAAGGCTTCGTCTGCCTCTTTGACCCGCGCCACGCGCGGCCCGGCAAGCGCTTCACGCTCGAGCGCTACCTGGAGCACGAGCACGTCATCGTCTCATACAACGGCGACCTGCGCGGCGTGGTGGAGGACATCCTGGGGCACCAGCGCAAGGTCCGAGTCTCCGTCCCATCGTTCCAGGGGGTGGGAGCGCTGGTGGAGGGGAGCGCGCTCTTGGCCACGGTGCCAGGGATGGTGGCGCGGCACGTGGTGGCGCTCCGCCCGGCGCTGCGGACCGTGAAGACACCCTTCGTCCTGGAGGGCTCGCCCCTGGAGCTGTTCTGGCGCGTCACGTCCGAGGACGACGAAGCCCTGCGCTTCGTGAGGGAGCACATCGCCCGGATTGCCCGGAGCCTCGGGCCCGCGTCCTGA
- a CDS encoding aldo/keto reductase — translation MDTTNRVKLGSTGPEVFRLGLGCMGMSGMYGATDEAESLRTIHAAMERGVTLLDTGDFYGMGHNEMLVGRAIAGRRESVQLSVKFGAMRGPDGAWGGMDLRPAAVKNFAAYSLKRLGVDVIDIYRPARLDPNVPIEDTIGAIAELVKAGYVRHIGLSEVGVETVRRAQRIHPIVDVQLEYSLASRGPEASLFPALRELGVSATLYGVLSRGLLTGSKPAASGDFRTWLPRFSGENRETNEASVQALHRFARERDMSPAQLAIAWVLARQPGFVPVIGARRVAQLEDALSALSRPLSREDVTALESLVTFSGERYGADQMRMLDSERA, via the coding sequence ATGGACACGACGAACAGGGTGAAGCTGGGGAGCACGGGACCGGAGGTCTTCCGGCTCGGGTTGGGTTGCATGGGCATGTCCGGGATGTATGGGGCCACGGACGAGGCGGAGAGCCTCCGCACGATTCACGCGGCGATGGAACGTGGCGTGACGCTGCTCGACACGGGCGACTTCTACGGCATGGGCCACAACGAGATGCTCGTGGGCCGAGCCATCGCTGGGCGCCGCGAGAGCGTCCAGCTCTCCGTCAAGTTCGGCGCGATGCGGGGCCCGGATGGTGCATGGGGAGGCATGGACCTGCGCCCCGCGGCCGTGAAGAACTTCGCCGCCTATTCGCTCAAGCGGCTGGGCGTCGATGTCATCGACATCTACCGGCCCGCGCGGTTGGACCCGAACGTCCCCATCGAGGACACCATTGGCGCCATCGCCGAACTGGTGAAGGCGGGCTACGTGCGGCACATCGGCCTGTCGGAGGTCGGCGTGGAGACGGTGCGGCGCGCCCAGCGCATCCATCCCATCGTCGACGTGCAGCTCGAGTACTCCCTTGCCAGCCGGGGGCCGGAGGCGAGCCTCTTCCCCGCGCTGCGAGAGCTCGGCGTCAGCGCCACGCTCTACGGCGTCCTCTCACGCGGTCTGCTCACCGGGAGCAAGCCCGCGGCCTCGGGAGATTTCCGCACGTGGCTGCCGCGCTTCAGCGGCGAGAATCGCGAGACGAACGAGGCTTCGGTGCAGGCGCTGCACCGCTTCGCCCGGGAGCGCGACATGTCCCCCGCCCAGCTCGCCATCGCCTGGGTGCTCGCGCGTCAGCCGGGCTTCGTCCCCGTCATCGGCGCCCGACGCGTCGCCCAACTGGAGGACGCGCTCAGCGCGCTGTCACGTCCCCTGTCTCGTGAAGATGTGACGGCCCTCGAGTCCTTGGTGACGTTCTCGGGCGAGCGGTATGGCGCCGATCAGATGCGCATGCTCGACAGCGAGCGGGCCTGA
- a CDS encoding class I SAM-dependent methyltransferase — MSGAGDELVALATGLSLVEEGLWVSNRQSVVSFPEDGHEACLGVEDGSYWFQHRGECIADAVRAYPPQGPILDVGGGNGHVARGLVDAGFPAVVLEPGLAGAKQARARGLSPVICATLEEAGFPAARLPALGFFDVVEHVADDAGLLARARSLLIPGGRLYLTVPAFGWLWAEDDVVAGHVRRYTGTAMRGLLERTGFTVDFQTYLFAPLTLPLFLLRTLPSALGLRKQETVRQQMGAEHGVGGGPVVAALRRGLALERAWIRGGRSIPVGSSLLVVAHAN; from the coding sequence ATGAGCGGCGCGGGCGACGAGCTGGTCGCGCTGGCCACGGGGCTCTCGTTGGTGGAGGAGGGGCTCTGGGTCTCGAATCGCCAGTCCGTGGTGTCCTTTCCCGAGGACGGCCACGAGGCATGCCTGGGCGTGGAGGACGGCTCCTACTGGTTCCAGCACCGAGGTGAGTGTATCGCCGACGCGGTGCGAGCCTATCCACCCCAGGGGCCCATCCTCGATGTCGGCGGTGGCAACGGACATGTCGCCCGGGGATTGGTGGACGCGGGCTTCCCGGCCGTCGTGCTCGAGCCTGGGCTGGCGGGGGCGAAGCAGGCCCGGGCTCGCGGGTTGTCTCCGGTCATCTGCGCCACGCTGGAGGAGGCGGGCTTTCCCGCCGCGCGGCTTCCGGCCCTCGGGTTCTTCGATGTCGTCGAGCACGTGGCGGACGACGCGGGACTGCTGGCGCGGGCGCGCTCGTTGCTCATCCCAGGGGGGCGGCTGTACCTCACGGTTCCGGCGTTCGGCTGGCTCTGGGCGGAGGACGACGTCGTCGCGGGACATGTCCGCCGCTACACCGGTACGGCGATGCGCGGGCTGTTGGAGCGCACGGGCTTCACGGTCGACTTCCAGACCTACCTGTTCGCGCCGCTGACGTTGCCGCTCTTCCTCCTGCGCACTCTCCCGAGCGCCTTGGGGTTGCGCAAACAGGAGACAGTCCGTCAACAGATGGGCGCGGAGCACGGCGTGGGAGGTGGACCTGTCGTGGCGGCGCTGCGCCGGGGCCTGGCGTTGGAGCGGGCCTGGATTCGCGGCGGCCGCTCCATTCCCGTGGGCTCCAGCCTCCTGGTCGTGGCCCACGCCAACTGA
- a CDS encoding DUF2378 family protein — MALATMMWAPAREPVVFGYALETLLTSATPLLPFTVKALERQGLFAGVPLHTAYPSAVWPAVIRLLAGATHPHLEREEAEYELGRRFAERFIQARMGTVLQGFAQVVGMEQMLLRLSRTLRSTNNFLDVALKPHGDDGGWELRLHPVREFERHPRRHADPPHFARGLLTYAFQHAGAPTARLTLADHDEGQAITTFHVGL; from the coding sequence ATGGCGTTGGCGACGATGATGTGGGCCCCGGCCCGCGAACCCGTGGTGTTCGGATACGCACTGGAGACCCTGCTGACCTCGGCGACGCCCCTGTTGCCGTTCACGGTCAAGGCCTTGGAACGGCAGGGGCTCTTCGCGGGGGTCCCACTCCACACGGCCTATCCCTCCGCGGTGTGGCCCGCGGTCATCCGGCTGCTGGCCGGCGCCACCCATCCCCACCTGGAGCGCGAGGAGGCGGAGTATGAGCTGGGCCGCCGCTTCGCCGAGCGCTTCATCCAGGCGCGCATGGGCACGGTGCTCCAGGGCTTCGCGCAGGTCGTCGGCATGGAGCAGATGCTGCTGCGCCTGTCGCGCACCCTGCGCTCCACCAACAACTTCCTCGACGTCGCGCTGAAGCCGCATGGCGACGACGGCGGATGGGAGCTTCGGCTGCATCCCGTTCGGGAGTTCGAGCGCCACCCGCGCCGTCACGCGGACCCGCCCCACTTCGCGCGAGGACTGCTCACCTACGCCTTCCAGCACGCCGGAGCGCCCACCGCCCGGCTGACCCTCGCCGACCACGACGAGGGCCAAGCCATCACCACGTTCCACGTCGGCCTCTAG